Genomic segment of Syntrophus gentianae:
GCTTGGACAGAACAGTCATCGAATCCATTACGGGGCCGCGAGTGGGATTTATCGGCAGGGGCGGCAGCGTGAAAAGGATCGCTATCGAACATAAAGTTCTGGATGTCCGCAGGCTTTCGCTCTTGAGAATCCGCTTTCCCCTGCCGGTGGAGGCTGGCCTGCTGTCCGCATCCGAATTGGAAAATCCCGACAGCGTTCTGATCGTGCCGGAGTCGCAGTTTTCTGTTTATATTCAAGGGAGGAGGTAATGTCATGACCGTTTTCGAGTTCATCCTGGCGGCAGTCCTAGCCGGCATAGCCATGGCAGCACTCACCGAGCTCGGATACCGCCTGGGCATGATCAAGGCAAATCTGCTCCTCATCGATGGGGAATTCGCCCTGAAGATGGCAGGAGCCGGAGCAGGGCAGCCCCTTGTATACGTTGTGGGCGTCGTCGTGCATCTGGTCACCAGCGCCGTCTTTGGAGCCGCATACTACGTCATAACGCGCCTTTTGAATGTTGATCCGGAAAATGTTGCCGTGATTGCAGTCTACGTATTTCTGCTCTGGCTGTCCATGCTCTTCTTCGCACTTCCCGTGGCGGGTCAAGGGTTGCTGGGCAGACGCGCGGCTACCTCGGCGTGGTACGAACAGCTTGTGCTGCACGTCGTTTTCGGAGGCGTCCTGTGGATGGGGCTGGCTTTGTTCTGAGGCAGACTGCCCGAAAATGCTTTCGGAGAGTCCATGGATTTTCCGCCAACGCTGGAACCGTCACCATGCATCTGCCCTTAGGAAAACGAAAAAATGGCATCTGTCCCTATGAATGGGTCTTTATAGGGAAATAAAACGTCGAGGAACAGACATGCTTAATGGAAAAGTCACTCTTTTTTTCGTCCTTGCCTGCCTTGTTCTGGGCGGGTGTATGGTCGATCCTGAACACCAGGGGGCCTATATGGAAAATTACCGTAAGTTCCTCAGGGAAACAGATACCCACGTCATCCCTCCGCCTCCTCCGGGTTCAGAGGTGGAAAAGCATGCCATCGAAACGTTCCGCCTCTTCTATGAAGTCTTTTCCGAAGAGCGGATCCGGCGCAGTATCAAGACACTATACGCCCCGGATGCCTATTTCCGCGACGGCTTTCGAGAGGTCCAGGGGATCGAGGCCATTACTGCCTATTTTATTTCCAGCACGGATGCGGTTTCCTCGTGCACCTTCGACATTCAGGATGTGGCCGTCCATGATGGAAACTACTACTTCCGCTGGATCATGCATCTAACCCTGAAACGCAACAAGGAAAAGCCGATTCAGGCTGTGGGCATGTCGCACGTACGCTTCAATGCCCAGGGACAGATCATCTTTCATCAGGACTACTGGGATACGGGAATCATCTACGAGCAGGCGCCGATTCTGGGCCGGATCATCACCTGGATTCGCAGCCGTATTTAACCATGGACCCTGTTGTACCGGCGGGGAATGCCGGAATATGTCTTTGAGGTGCCGATGACCATGCACGAGTCGCGATTGCGTATAGCCGTTCTGGGTGCCGGTGTTGCGGGTATTGTCGCCGCCTATCTGCTTTCCCGAAGGCACGATGTGACGCTCTATGAGAGGAACGATTATATCGGCGGCCACACGAACACGATCGCCGTTCCCGGCGGCAAAGACGGATCGATCCCGGTGGATACGGGTTTTATCGTCTTCAACGATCGGACCTACCCTCTCTTCAACCGCTTTCTGGATCAGCTGGGCGTCCGGGCCGGAAAAACGGACATGTCCTTCAGCTACGCCGACCAGCAAAGCTCCCTCTGCTATGCCAGCCGTGATCTGGACAGCCTTTTCGCCCAGCGGAAGAACCTCTTCCGGCCGTCCTTCTGGCGGTTTGTCGACGGCATGCTGCGCTTCAACCGCATCACTCGAAGCCGCCTCCACGAAGGCGCCCTGTCCCGCATATCCCTCGGAGAGCATCTGGAACGGGAGGGCTTCGGGGATTCCGTTGCCCGGGCCTTCGTCCTTCCCATGGCCGGAGCCATCTGGTCCGCTCCCGACGGCGACATCCGGTCTTTTCCCGCCGAGACCTTTGCCCGTTTCTACGAGAATCACGGCCTCTTGTCGCTTCGGGACCACCCTCAGTGGTATTATGTCGCCGGGGGCAGTTCAACCTATGTCCGTGCCTTCCTGAAAAGCTTTCCGGGGGGAGTGCATCTCTCCAGTCCCGTCGTCGCCGTTGAAAGGACAGAGGCGGGCATTGTCCTGAAGCTGCCCGGCGGCGAAGAGAGGTATGACGGCGCCGTCATTGCCACCCATGCCGATGAGGCCCTGCTCCTCCTGGCCGATCCCTCCGATGACGAGGTCCGCCTGCTTTTGCCCTGGAGGTATGCAGCCAATCGAACGATTCTCCATCGCGATACCTCCTTTCTTCCGCCGAACCGGCGCGCCTGGGCGTCCTGGAACTATATCCGGCCCGCAGGTGGAAAGGAGCGTGATCCAGTTACCCTCACCTATGACATGACGAGATTGCAGCATCTTCCCGCCGACGCCGGGCGGATCTGCGTGACCCTAAACCCCTGGAGGGAGATAGCGCCGTCATCGGTCATCCGGAGCTTTGTTTACAGCCACCCCATGTACAGCTTCGATGCCCTGGCCACCCAGAGTCAACTTCCGATTCTCAACGGCAGGCGGCATACCTATTTCTGCGGCA
This window contains:
- a CDS encoding nuclear transport factor 2 family protein; this encodes MLNGKVTLFFVLACLVLGGCMVDPEHQGAYMENYRKFLRETDTHVIPPPPPGSEVEKHAIETFRLFYEVFSEERIRRSIKTLYAPDAYFRDGFREVQGIEAITAYFISSTDAVSSCTFDIQDVAVHDGNYYFRWIMHLTLKRNKEKPIQAVGMSHVRFNAQGQIIFHQDYWDTGIIYEQAPILGRIITWIRSRI
- a CDS encoding NAD(P)/FAD-dependent oxidoreductase gives rise to the protein MPEYVFEVPMTMHESRLRIAVLGAGVAGIVAAYLLSRRHDVTLYERNDYIGGHTNTIAVPGGKDGSIPVDTGFIVFNDRTYPLFNRFLDQLGVRAGKTDMSFSYADQQSSLCYASRDLDSLFAQRKNLFRPSFWRFVDGMLRFNRITRSRLHEGALSRISLGEHLEREGFGDSVARAFVLPMAGAIWSAPDGDIRSFPAETFARFYENHGLLSLRDHPQWYYVAGGSSTYVRAFLKSFPGGVHLSSPVVAVERTEAGIVLKLPGGEERYDGAVIATHADEALLLLADPSDDEVRLLLPWRYAANRTILHRDTSFLPPNRRAWASWNYIRPAGGKERDPVTLTYDMTRLQHLPADAGRICVTLNPWREIAPSSVIRSFVYSHPMYSFDALATQSQLPILNGRRHTYFCGSYFGYGFHEDAVRSAVEVARQFGIEL